In Hasllibacter sp. MH4015, the following proteins share a genomic window:
- a CDS encoding pseudouridine synthase, with amino-acid sequence MVDGERIAKRLSRAGVASRREAERMIEAGRVKVNGKRIDSPALNVTDADAIEVDDAPLPEIQRPRLWLYHKPSGLVTTTSDEKGRDTVFASLPAELPRVMSVGRLDINSEGLLLLTNDGGLKRKLELPSTGWLRKYRVRIKGAPKDTDFAPLRRGIVAEGERFQPMEVVLDRQQGANAWITVGLREGKNREIRRAMAEIGFDVNRLLRISYGPFRLGQLKAGEVEEVRPRVLRDQLGLEAATEGHATAKAKPTRKKRPFGTKGCGKAADGKPGGAKPPARPRPPRRG; translated from the coding sequence ATGGTCGACGGTGAACGCATTGCGAAACGATTGAGCCGGGCGGGCGTCGCCTCGCGCCGGGAGGCGGAGCGCATGATCGAAGCGGGCCGCGTCAAGGTGAACGGCAAACGCATCGACAGCCCCGCCCTGAACGTGACCGACGCGGACGCGATCGAGGTCGACGATGCCCCCCTCCCCGAAATCCAGCGCCCGCGTCTGTGGCTGTATCACAAGCCCAGCGGGCTGGTGACGACCACGTCCGACGAAAAGGGGCGCGACACGGTCTTCGCCTCCCTGCCCGCCGAATTGCCAAGGGTGATGAGCGTCGGGCGGCTCGACATCAATTCCGAAGGCCTGCTTCTGCTGACCAACGATGGCGGGTTGAAACGCAAGTTGGAACTGCCCTCGACCGGGTGGCTGCGCAAGTACCGCGTGCGGATCAAGGGCGCCCCCAAGGACACGGATTTCGCCCCCCTGCGCCGCGGCATCGTGGCCGAGGGGGAGCGGTTTCAGCCGATGGAGGTGGTGCTGGACCGCCAGCAGGGTGCGAATGCCTGGATCACCGTGGGCCTGCGCGAGGGCAAGAACCGAGAGATCCGGCGCGCCATGGCGGAGATCGGGTTCGACGTGAACCGGCTTTTGCGGATTTCCTACGGGCCGTTCCGGCTTGGCCAGTTGAAGGCGGGCGAGGTGGAAGAGGTTCGCCCGCGCGTGCTGCGCGATCAATTGGGGCTGGAGGCCGCGACGGAGGGCCACGCAACGGCGAAGGCCAAGCCCACGCGCAAGAAGCGCCCGTTCGGCACGAAAGGTTGTGGAAAAGCGGCGGACGGCAAGCCCGGTGGCGCTAAGCCCCCGGCCCGTCCTCGTCCCCCTCGTCGAGGCTGA
- a CDS encoding nucleoside deaminase produces the protein MAQFTSFMDIAMEEARAAAARGEVPVGAVITRNGQVLARAGNRMRECHDPTAHAEMLAIRAACAVLGTGRLIGCDLWVTLEPCPACAGAIAAARLDRLYYAAADPKSGGVAQGPRVFDHPQAHHRPEIYAGLMEAEAAALLKDFFAARRD, from the coding sequence ATGGCCCAATTCACCAGCTTCATGGACATCGCGATGGAGGAGGCGCGTGCGGCTGCCGCGCGCGGAGAAGTGCCGGTGGGCGCGGTGATCACGCGCAATGGCCAAGTTCTGGCGCGGGCGGGCAATCGGATGCGCGAATGCCACGACCCCACCGCCCATGCGGAGATGCTGGCGATCCGCGCCGCCTGCGCCGTCTTGGGCACCGGGCGGCTGATCGGCTGCGATCTGTGGGTGACGCTGGAGCCGTGCCCCGCCTGTGCGGGCGCCATCGCGGCGGCGCGTCTTGATCGCCTCTACTACGCCGCCGCTGATCCAAAATCGGGCGGCGTGGCCCAGGGCCCGCGCGTCTTCGACCACCCCCAAGCCCATCACCGCCCCGAAATATATGCTGGGCTCATGGAAGCCGAGGCCGCCGCCCTTCTCAAGGATTTCTTCGCCGCCCGTCGCGATTGA
- a CDS encoding N-acetylmuramoyl-L-alanine amidase — protein sequence MKSPNFGERRDGLRPELVVLHYTAMADCAAAARALCDPAREVSAHYLIGRDGDVLELVAPQMRAWHAGKGQWRGRGDVNSRSIGIELDNDGRSPFSEPLMAALEPLLGKLLEDWHIPPHGVIAHSDMAPGRKIDPGRRFDWKRLARQGLAVWSDARGAEADKAAFRRDATAFGYGAMDDDLLLEVVRMRFRPWATGPLDGEDCALMADLARRYGVERTTKGA from the coding sequence ATGAAGAGTCCCAATTTCGGGGAGCGGCGCGATGGCCTGCGCCCCGAATTGGTCGTCCTGCACTACACCGCCATGGCCGATTGCGCCGCCGCCGCCCGCGCGCTGTGCGATCCGGCGCGCGAGGTGTCGGCACATTACCTGATCGGTCGGGACGGAGACGTGTTGGAGCTGGTCGCCCCCCAGATGCGCGCCTGGCACGCGGGCAAGGGCCAATGGCGCGGGCGCGGCGACGTCAATTCCCGCTCCATCGGGATCGAGTTGGACAATGACGGGCGCTCCCCCTTCTCAGAGCCACTGATGGCGGCGCTGGAGCCGCTTCTGGGCAAACTTCTGGAGGATTGGCACATCCCGCCCCACGGCGTGATCGCCCATTCCGACATGGCCCCGGGCCGCAAGATCGACCCCGGGCGGCGGTTCGACTGGAAGCGCCTGGCGCGGCAGGGGCTTGCCGTGTGGTCGGATGCCAGGGGGGCGGAGGCGGACAAGGCCGCGTTCCGCCGCGACGCAACCGCCTTCGGCTATGGCGCGATGGACGACGACCTGCTGCTGGAGGTGGTGCGGATGCGGTTTCGGCCCTGGGCAACGGGGCCGCTCGATGGAGAGGATTGCGCGTTGATGGCGGATCTGGCGCGGCGGTACGGGGTTGAACGGACGACGAAGGGCGCGTAG
- the gatA gene encoding Asp-tRNA(Asn)/Glu-tRNA(Gln) amidotransferase subunit GatA, producing MNELNKLTIAEARDALRKGDVTSAELTQACLDAIDRADALGAFVHKTPEIAIERAGAADARIKGGDAPDICGIPVGIKDLFCTEGVASQAASRILDGFTPQYESTVSGKLRDAGAVMLGKLNMDEFAMGSSNETSVYGNAVNPWRAGNSDAGLTPGGSSGGSATAVAADLCMAATGTDTGGSIRQPAAFTGTVGLKPTYGRCSRWGIVAFASSLDQAGPMTKTVRDAAIMGRAMMGHDAKDSTSADLAVPDFEAMLTGDIRGKVIGIPREYRMDGMPAEIETLWADGTAMLKDAGAEIRDITLPHTKYALPAYYVIAPAEASSNLARYDGVRFGYRAKMAPGDGITEMYEKTRAEGFGAEVQRRVMIGTYVLSAGFYDAYYNRARRVRALIARDFETVFNDGIDAILTPATPSAAFELGKEVSDPVEMYLNDVFTVTVNLAGLPGIAVPTGLDRNGLPLGLQLIGKPWEEGELLNTAYALEQAAGFVEKPGKWW from the coding sequence ATGAACGAATTGAACAAACTCACGATTGCCGAAGCACGCGACGCGCTGCGCAAGGGGGACGTGACCTCGGCCGAGCTGACGCAGGCCTGCCTCGATGCCATCGACCGTGCCGACGCGCTGGGGGCCTTCGTCCACAAGACGCCCGAAATCGCGATCGAACGCGCCGGCGCCGCCGATGCGCGGATCAAGGGCGGGGACGCGCCCGATATATGCGGCATCCCGGTGGGCATAAAGGACCTCTTCTGCACCGAAGGTGTGGCCTCGCAAGCAGCCTCGAGAATCCTCGACGGCTTTACACCGCAATACGAATCCACCGTCTCCGGCAAGCTGCGCGACGCGGGCGCGGTGATGTTGGGCAAGCTGAACATGGACGAATTCGCCATGGGCTCGTCGAACGAGACCTCCGTCTACGGCAACGCGGTCAACCCGTGGCGCGCGGGCAACTCCGATGCGGGCCTGACGCCCGGCGGCTCCTCCGGCGGCTCGGCCACCGCCGTGGCGGCCGATCTGTGCATGGCCGCCACCGGCACGGACACCGGCGGCTCAATCCGCCAGCCCGCCGCCTTCACCGGCACCGTGGGGCTCAAACCCACCTACGGGCGCTGCTCCCGTTGGGGGATCGTGGCCTTTGCCTCGTCACTCGATCAAGCCGGACCGATGACGAAAACGGTGCGGGACGCCGCCATCATGGGCCGCGCGATGATGGGCCATGACGCGAAGGATTCGACCTCCGCCGATCTCGCCGTCCCGGATTTCGAGGCGATGCTGACTGGCGACATTCGTGGCAAGGTCATCGGCATTCCCCGCGAATACCGCATGGACGGGATGCCCGCCGAGATTGAGACGCTGTGGGCCGACGGCACCGCGATGCTGAAAGATGCGGGCGCGGAGATCCGGGATATCACCCTGCCCCACACGAAATACGCGCTTCCCGCCTATTACGTCATCGCGCCCGCCGAAGCCTCGTCCAACCTCGCGCGGTACGACGGTGTGCGCTTCGGCTACCGCGCCAAGATGGCGCCCGGCGATGGCATCACGGAGATGTACGAAAAGACCCGCGCCGAAGGGTTCGGGGCCGAAGTGCAGCGCCGCGTGATGATCGGCACCTACGTGCTGAGCGCCGGTTTCTACGACGCCTATTACAACCGCGCCCGCCGCGTGCGCGCGCTGATCGCACGGGATTTCGAGACGGTGTTCAACGATGGCATCGACGCGATCCTGACCCCCGCCACCCCGTCTGCGGCCTTCGAGTTGGGCAAGGAGGTCAGCGATCCGGTGGAGATGTACCTCAACGACGTCTTCACCGTGACCGTGAACCTCGCCGGCCTGCCCGGAATTGCCGTGCCGACCGGGCTGGACCGCAACGGACTGCCCCTCGGTCTACAACTGATCGGCAAGCCGTGGGAGGAAGGCGAGTTGCTGAACACCGCCTACGCCTTGGAACAGGCGGCGGGATTTGTGGAAAAACCCGGTAAATGGTGGTAA
- the gatC gene encoding Asp-tRNA(Asn)/Glu-tRNA(Gln) amidotransferase subunit GatC, which yields MSIDTATAAKVAKLARIKVEETALPALAHEFNAILGFIEQLEEVNVDNVEPMTSVTPMRLPRREDVVTDGNQVAKVLANAPDAREGFFAVPKVVE from the coding sequence ATGTCCATCGATACCGCAACCGCCGCCAAGGTCGCGAAACTGGCCCGGATCAAGGTCGAAGAAACCGCGCTTCCGGCCCTCGCCCACGAATTCAACGCGATCCTCGGGTTTATCGAACAGCTTGAGGAAGTGAACGTGGACAATGTGGAGCCGATGACCTCCGTTACGCCCATGCGCCTGCCCCGGCGCGAGGATGTAGTGACGGACGGCAACCAGGTGGCCAAGGTCCTGGCCAATGCGCCCGACGCGCGCGAAGGCTTCTTCGCAGTTCCGAAAGTGGTGGAGTGA
- a CDS encoding metal-dependent hydrolase, which produces MKYTWLGHASVRLEIGGEVLLIDPWLQGNPAFPDARRDEALDGATAIVLTHGHFDHAKEVPDLARDLGVPVYAIVDLAQMWEKQHGLNVVGFNKGGTVRIGDVAVTMVAASHSSAIFGEDGGTIYAGDPVGYMIEGEGRTIYVSGDTDVMADMGVLQDLHEPEIGILCAGGHFTMDMKRAAYAASRLFRFRTVIPVHYRTFPLLEQSAEPLRAALPDVRVLDPEVMEAVEL; this is translated from the coding sequence ATGAAATACACCTGGTTGGGCCATGCGAGTGTGCGGTTGGAGATCGGCGGGGAGGTGTTGCTGATCGACCCGTGGTTGCAAGGCAACCCGGCCTTTCCCGACGCGCGGCGGGACGAGGCCCTGGACGGGGCGACGGCGATCGTGCTGACCCACGGGCATTTCGACCATGCCAAGGAGGTGCCCGATCTGGCCAGGGACCTCGGCGTTCCTGTCTACGCGATCGTCGATCTGGCGCAAATGTGGGAAAAGCAGCATGGATTGAATGTCGTGGGCTTCAACAAGGGCGGCACGGTCCGGATCGGCGATGTCGCCGTGACCATGGTGGCCGCCAGCCATTCCTCGGCGATTTTCGGGGAAGATGGCGGGACGATCTATGCGGGCGATCCGGTGGGCTACATGATCGAGGGCGAGGGGCGGACGATCTATGTCTCCGGCGACACGGACGTGATGGCCGATATGGGCGTGTTGCAGGATCTGCACGAGCCGGAGATCGGGATCCTGTGCGCGGGTGGGCATTTCACCATGGATATGAAGCGAGCGGCCTACGCGGCGTCCAGATTGTTCCGGTTCCGGACGGTGATCCCGGTCCATTACAGGACCTTCCCGCTGCTGGAGCAATCGGCGGAGCCCCTAAGGGCGGCGCTGCCGGATGTGCGGGTGCTTGATCCGGAGGTGATGGAGGCGGTGGAGCTGTAG
- a CDS encoding GNAT family N-acetyltransferase: MAKTEDRAMVEDIVIRTTNSADLPAIDALLGASYPVLLKPDYPPSVLVTCLPLITRARAELLRCGSYYVALDGDGAALAAGGWTHGAPQGGVGPRDVGHIRHVVTHPGATRRGLARKILQRSFAAARNSGVRWMMCQSTRTAEPFYAAMGFQRRGEIEVMLRPGIGFPAVEMIRPL, from the coding sequence ATGGCGAAGACGGAGGATAGAGCCATGGTGGAAGATATCGTGATACGGACGACGAACAGCGCGGATCTGCCCGCGATCGACGCGCTTCTGGGCGCAAGCTACCCGGTTCTGTTGAAACCCGATTACCCGCCGTCGGTCCTTGTCACCTGCCTGCCGCTGATCACCCGCGCGCGCGCGGAATTGCTGCGTTGCGGCTCCTATTACGTGGCGCTCGACGGGGACGGTGCGGCCCTGGCCGCCGGCGGCTGGACCCACGGCGCGCCGCAGGGGGGCGTGGGCCCGCGTGACGTGGGCCATATCCGCCACGTCGTCACCCATCCCGGGGCCACCCGGCGCGGGCTCGCGCGCAAGATCCTGCAACGCAGCTTTGCCGCCGCGCGCAATTCCGGCGTGCGCTGGATGATGTGCCAATCCACCCGCACGGCAGAGCCGTTCTACGCCGCGATGGGCTTCCAGCGGCGCGGCGAGATCGAGGTGATGCTGCGCCCCGGTATCGGGTTTCCGGCGGTGGAGATGATCCGCCCGCTCTGA
- the rpmG gene encoding 50S ribosomal protein L33, which translates to MAKPTTIKIRLNSSAGTGHFYVTKKNARTMTEKMVVRKYDPVARKHVEYKEGKIK; encoded by the coding sequence ATGGCGAAGCCGACCACCATCAAGATCCGCCTCAACTCGTCCGCAGGCACGGGTCATTTCTACGTGACCAAGAAAAACGCGCGCACGATGACCGAGAAGATGGTCGTACGAAAGTACGATCCCGTGGCGCGCAAGCATGTCGAATACAAGGAAGGCAAGATCAAGTAA
- the chrA gene encoding chromate efflux transporter, translated as MTQPTLSQMFRVFGRIGLLSFGGPAAQIALMHRELVEARPWLSERQFLNALSFCMLLPGPEAMQLATYAGWRMQGITGGLLAGLLFVLPGAAVILLLASLYAAYGTLPLVAAVFLGIKATVIIIVIQALIKVSRKALRGGLAIALACAAFVAIFVFQVPFPLIVLAAAAIGALFLQGEVAPAPPVAVSASRTARTVAIWAAIWLLPLLALRFFAPGVLADVATFFSTLAVVTFGGAYAVLAYMVQEVVVGFGWLTTGQMMDALGLAETTPGPLILVTQFVGFMAGAQAGGWGMGALAALVTLWVTFVPCFLWIFAGAPYVEWIASRPRLTGALQGITAAVVGVIANLSLWFALHVWFAVVTRTDWGLWWPDPATLSLPAIALSLIAGALLIWRRMDLLWVLVIMGALGAVAATLPGGI; from the coding sequence ATGACGCAACCGACCCTCTCCCAGATGTTCCGCGTCTTCGGGCGTATCGGCCTTCTGTCCTTCGGCGGGCCCGCGGCGCAGATCGCCCTGATGCACCGCGAATTGGTGGAGGCGCGACCGTGGCTGAGCGAGCGGCAATTCCTCAACGCGCTCAGCTTCTGCATGTTGCTTCCAGGACCGGAGGCGATGCAGCTGGCCACCTATGCCGGATGGCGGATGCAGGGTATTACGGGCGGGCTTCTGGCGGGGCTGCTTTTCGTGCTTCCCGGCGCTGCGGTGATCCTGCTGCTCGCCAGCCTCTACGCCGCCTACGGCACCCTTCCCTTGGTGGCGGCCGTGTTCCTCGGCATCAAGGCGACCGTCATCATCATCGTCATCCAGGCGTTGATAAAGGTGTCCCGCAAGGCGCTTCGGGGCGGATTGGCGATTGCGCTGGCTTGCGCGGCTTTCGTGGCGATCTTCGTCTTCCAGGTGCCCTTCCCCCTCATCGTGCTCGCTGCCGCCGCCATCGGCGCGCTGTTCTTGCAAGGCGAGGTCGCGCCCGCCCCGCCCGTCGCCGTGTCGGCATCCCGCACCGCACGAACGGTGGCGATCTGGGCCGCGATCTGGCTCCTGCCGCTACTCGCCCTGCGCTTCTTTGCGCCCGGTGTGCTGGCCGATGTGGCCACCTTCTTCTCCACGCTCGCCGTGGTCACCTTCGGCGGAGCCTATGCGGTGCTGGCCTACATGGTGCAGGAAGTCGTGGTGGGCTTCGGCTGGCTGACCACCGGCCAGATGATGGACGCCCTGGGATTGGCCGAGACGACACCGGGGCCCCTGATCCTCGTCACGCAATTCGTGGGTTTCATGGCCGGCGCGCAGGCGGGTGGCTGGGGCATGGGGGCCCTCGCGGCCCTCGTGACGTTATGGGTGACGTTCGTGCCGTGCTTCCTGTGGATCTTCGCGGGCGCGCCCTACGTGGAATGGATCGCGTCCCGCCCGCGCCTGACCGGGGCGTTGCAGGGGATCACGGCGGCCGTGGTCGGCGTGATCGCGAACCTGTCGCTCTGGTTCGCGCTGCACGTGTGGTTCGCGGTGGTGACGCGGACGGATTGGGGCCTGTGGTGGCCCGATCCTGCAACCCTCTCGCTGCCCGCAATCGCCCTGTCGCTGATCGCGGGCGCGCTCCTGATCTGGCGCCGGATGGACCTGTTATGGGTGCTCGTCATCATGGGGGCGCTTGGCGCGGTGGCGGCGACGCTTCCGGGCGGCATTTGA
- a CDS encoding rhodanese-like domain-containing protein — MSPDFPTCTPIDLILALTRPDAPILMDVRLPEDVEEIAGRLPTAIPVPHTDAHAQVVLAQGKGAIVICHKGLKLSAGVTARLSNHGIAARRLRGGQVEWVGAGLPVSTRTPPTIYALPLDATAAEVASCWAAIRFTAPGAELLQVPRADLDGVAARFDACIATARDAPAMPGLADFLEEVGTNPLFAAQLVGAGDRPSAAFPCLDAAYRGRLRTMPDAPTPTALHGAQS; from the coding sequence ATGTCCCCTGATTTCCCTACGTGCACGCCGATTGACCTGATCCTCGCCCTGACCCGGCCGGACGCGCCGATCCTCATGGATGTTCGCCTGCCCGAAGACGTGGAGGAGATTGCGGGCCGCCTGCCCACGGCAATCCCTGTCCCCCACACCGATGCCCATGCGCAAGTGGTGCTGGCCCAGGGCAAGGGCGCCATCGTGATCTGCCACAAGGGGCTGAAACTCTCTGCCGGGGTCACGGCACGCCTGTCCAATCACGGTATCGCGGCCCGGCGCTTGCGGGGCGGACAGGTCGAGTGGGTCGGGGCGGGCTTGCCCGTATCCACGCGCACACCGCCCACGATCTATGCCCTGCCACTGGACGCAACCGCGGCGGAGGTCGCGTCGTGTTGGGCCGCGATCCGCTTCACCGCGCCGGGTGCCGAGCTATTGCAGGTTCCGCGGGCCGATCTGGATGGCGTCGCCGCGCGCTTCGACGCCTGCATCGCCACGGCGCGTGATGCGCCCGCCATGCCCGGCCTGGCGGACTTTCTGGAAGAGGTCGGCACCAATCCCCTGTTTGCCGCTCAACTCGTCGGCGCGGGCGATCGGCCAAGCGCGGCCTTCCCCTGCCTCGACGCCGCCTATCGCGGGCGGTTGCGCACAATGCCCGACGCTCCCACCCCGACCGCGCTGCACGGGGCGCAATCATGA
- a CDS encoding Bax inhibitor-1/YccA family protein — translation MAEYQTMRSQGIATSAAEIDAGLRAHMNKVYGTMSIGLLITFAAAWAFGSNPALLSLLNDPVTLQPTILGWIVMFAPLGMIFAFGAIITRASSAAAQLFFYAFSAVMGMSISYIFAVFTGASIVQAFLVTSIAFAGLSLFGYVTKKDISGWGAFLFMGLIGGIVLMIGSLVMSAFFGIVIPGFDLAISALLLLVFAGLTAYHTQTIKQDYIDHAQYGDTEWLAKSAIMGALNLYMSFINMFLIILSFLGNRE, via the coding sequence ATGGCTGAATATCAGACGATGCGTTCGCAAGGCATCGCGACCTCCGCGGCGGAGATCGACGCAGGCCTGCGCGCACACATGAACAAGGTCTACGGCACGATGTCCATCGGCCTGTTGATCACCTTCGCCGCCGCATGGGCGTTCGGGTCCAACCCCGCGCTCCTGTCGCTGCTCAACGACCCCGTGACGCTGCAACCCACGATCCTTGGCTGGATCGTGATGTTCGCGCCGCTGGGCATGATCTTCGCGTTCGGCGCGATCATCACCCGCGCCTCCTCGGCCGCGGCACAGCTGTTCTTCTACGCCTTCTCCGCCGTGATGGGGATGTCGATCAGCTATATTTTCGCCGTGTTCACCGGCGCGTCGATCGTGCAGGCCTTCCTGGTCACGTCGATCGCCTTCGCGGGACTTAGCCTGTTCGGCTATGTCACGAAGAAAGACATCTCGGGCTGGGGTGCTTTCCTGTTTATGGGCTTGATCGGTGGCATCGTGCTGATGATCGGCTCGCTCGTGATGTCCGCCTTCTTCGGCATCGTGATCCCGGGCTTCGATCTGGCGATTTCGGCCCTGCTTCTGCTGGTTTTCGCGGGTCTGACCGCCTACCACACGCAGACGATCAAGCAGGACTACATCGACCACGCCCAGTACGGCGATACGGAGTGGCTGGCGAAGTCCGCGATCATGGGCGCGCTGAACCTCTACATGTCGTTCATCAACATGTTCCTGATCATCCTCAGCTTCCTGGGCAACCGCGAATAA
- a CDS encoding DUF1127 domain-containing protein: MAHMPLTRRAAPPKARTAPTVSVAAVARLFRVWRQRQHLDRLPPHMRRDIGLSDAEVHREVGRPIWDVPHTWRL; encoded by the coding sequence ATGGCGCATATGCCCCTGACCCGGCGCGCCGCGCCGCCCAAAGCCCGGACCGCACCGACGGTTTCGGTCGCCGCCGTTGCGCGCCTCTTCCGTGTGTGGCGTCAGCGTCAACACCTGGACCGCCTGCCCCCGCACATGCGTCGCGACATCGGCCTGAGCGACGCGGAGGTTCACCGCGAGGTGGGCCGCCCGATCTGGGATGTGCCGCACACATGGCGCCTCTGA
- a CDS encoding LysR family transcriptional regulator yields MPRNLDLTALRAFVTVVDAGGVTKASGFLNLTQSAVSMQLKRLEEALDVALFDRATRKLNLTGAGEQMLGYARRMLELNDEVLGRLTSKEYEGVITLGVPHDVVYPAIPEVLQRFNTAYPRMRVQLLSMGTINLKAAFERGEVDVILTTEEDVDRGGETLLERPMVWVGAQDGQMWKQRPLRLALEDACIFRGPALSALDAAGISWEIAVEADSIRTVEASVSADLAVHAVIEGTESPYTQMIAHNGALPSLPRIRINMYRSDLSRAEPVDALTDLIRQAYRAM; encoded by the coding sequence ATGCCCCGCAACCTGGACCTCACCGCGCTGCGCGCCTTCGTGACCGTTGTCGATGCCGGTGGCGTGACGAAAGCGTCCGGCTTCCTGAACCTCACGCAATCAGCCGTCTCCATGCAGCTCAAGCGGCTGGAGGAGGCGCTTGATGTCGCGCTGTTCGACCGGGCGACGCGGAAGCTGAACCTCACCGGCGCGGGGGAGCAGATGCTGGGCTATGCGCGCCGGATGCTGGAATTGAACGACGAGGTGCTGGGCCGCCTGACTTCCAAGGAATACGAAGGCGTGATCACCCTCGGCGTGCCCCATGATGTCGTCTACCCGGCGATCCCGGAAGTCCTGCAACGGTTCAACACGGCCTATCCGAGGATGCGGGTGCAGCTTCTGTCGATGGGGACCATCAACCTCAAGGCCGCGTTCGAGCGGGGAGAGGTCGACGTGATCCTGACCACCGAGGAAGACGTGGATCGGGGTGGTGAGACGCTTCTGGAGCGGCCGATGGTCTGGGTCGGCGCACAAGATGGACAGATGTGGAAACAGCGGCCCCTGCGCCTGGCGCTGGAGGATGCCTGCATCTTCCGTGGTCCCGCACTATCGGCCCTCGATGCCGCGGGCATTTCCTGGGAGATCGCCGTGGAGGCGGATTCGATCCGCACGGTGGAGGCGTCGGTCAGCGCCGATCTGGCGGTCCATGCCGTGATCGAAGGCACGGAATCACCCTATACGCAGATGATCGCCCACAATGGCGCGTTGCCGTCCCTGCCGCGCATTCGCATCAACATGTACCGGTCCGACCTGTCCCGGGCGGAGCCGGTGGATGCGCTGACTGACCTTATTCGGCAAGCGTATCGCGCGATGTAG
- a CDS encoding NADPH:quinone oxidoreductase family protein, with protein MRAYVVSDHGTEPKVQDIAEPRPGPGQVLIRIKACGLNFGDLLIINGTYQDTPALPFTLGMEIAGVVEALGDGVTSPAIGTRVAVFEGSGGLAEAGCFDAARCVEIPPSMPFEEAAGFIVAYGTSHLALTDRARLAKGERLLVLGAAGGVGLTAVELGAAMGAEVIAVARGAEKLAVAKAAGATHLLDSDTADIRAEVKALGGADVVYDAVGGDGFKAAMRATNPGGRIIVIGFASGDVPQIPANHLLVKNIDAIGFYWGGYMKWAPERLARSLSDLMAMYADGKLSPHIGATRPLDQTTEALELLRARKVSGKVVVTM; from the coding sequence ATGCGGGCATATGTGGTGAGCGATCATGGAACCGAGCCGAAGGTGCAAGATATTGCGGAGCCCCGCCCCGGACCCGGTCAGGTCCTGATCCGCATCAAGGCCTGTGGTCTGAATTTCGGTGATCTTCTGATCATCAACGGCACCTATCAGGACACGCCCGCCCTGCCCTTCACGCTTGGCATGGAAATCGCGGGTGTGGTGGAGGCGTTGGGGGACGGCGTCACGTCACCGGCCATCGGCACCCGCGTCGCCGTGTTCGAAGGGTCGGGTGGATTGGCGGAAGCGGGATGCTTCGACGCGGCCCGCTGCGTGGAAATCCCCCCCTCCATGCCGTTCGAGGAGGCGGCGGGCTTCATCGTGGCCTATGGCACGTCGCATCTGGCGCTGACGGACCGGGCGCGGCTGGCCAAGGGCGAACGTCTGCTGGTCCTTGGGGCCGCGGGCGGTGTCGGGCTGACGGCAGTGGAACTGGGCGCGGCCATGGGGGCGGAGGTGATCGCCGTGGCCCGCGGGGCCGAGAAACTGGCCGTCGCGAAGGCCGCGGGCGCGACCCACCTGCTTGACAGCGACACCGCGGATATAAGGGCGGAGGTGAAGGCGCTTGGCGGTGCGGATGTGGTTTACGATGCCGTGGGTGGAGACGGCTTCAAGGCCGCGATGCGCGCCACCAATCCCGGCGGACGCATCATCGTGATCGGGTTCGCCAGCGGGGACGTGCCGCAAATCCCGGCCAATCACCTGCTCGTCAAGAATATCGACGCGATCGGCTTCTATTGGGGTGGCTATATGAAATGGGCGCCGGAACGACTGGCGCGCAGCCTGTCGGACCTCATGGCGATGTATGCGGACGGCAAGCTGTCACCCCATATCGGCGCGACCCGTCCGCTGGACCAGACGACGGAGGCGTTGGAGCTTCTGCGCGCCCGCAAGGTGTCGGGCAAGGTTGTCGTGACGATGTGA
- a CDS encoding helix-turn-helix transcriptional regulator, whose protein sequence is MTHHVDVHVGKRIRHRRWMVGMTQQQLAEKVGIKFQQIQKYETGMNRVSASRLWDIGSALSVPVSYFFEGVEQTEEASDVSAGLDTADDAALPGDLLADREALELVRSYYAIPENQRRRLFDLARVLSDTAAA, encoded by the coding sequence GTGACACATCATGTGGACGTCCATGTCGGAAAGAGAATTCGCCATCGTCGCTGGATGGTGGGCATGACCCAGCAGCAACTGGCCGAGAAGGTCGGGATCAAGTTCCAGCAGATCCAGAAATATGAGACCGGGATGAACCGCGTCTCCGCCTCCCGGCTTTGGGATATCGGCTCGGCCCTGTCGGTGCCGGTCAGCTATTTCTTCGAAGGGGTGGAGCAGACGGAGGAAGCCTCCGACGTCAGTGCCGGGCTGGATACCGCCGATGACGCCGCGCTGCCGGGGGATCTGCTTGCCGATCGGGAGGCGCTGGAGCTTGTGCGGTCCTACTACGCCATTCCGGAAAACCAGCGCCGTCGCCTGTTCGATCTGGCCCGCGTGCTGTCGGACACCGCCGCGGCCTGA